The Spirosoma radiotolerans genome has a window encoding:
- a CDS encoding lipopolysaccharide biosynthesis protein, with protein MSTASRVLSGSAASWAQIGVTMVSQIALVPIYLSHWSVITYGIWLSTYALISILSIVDFGHQEFLGYEFLRIGKENNHELSNYLWSGIFINILINLAEVLLIVILINTNSLDFLISKAKNTDTTLIHDAGLVLLFQSFTWPVFGIAGIFFRALAPYGHSPRMFWWNFLTAIVNSAAPITAVIFGADLLTTGLITACAITIFNIPIYIDLFFLARKEKIKFSKPSWALGSYNFVRSLAIFGKVLLENVRQQGVRLFLAPLSGATGLVAFSTMRTGANVALQGLRTITNPLMPELVRFLHQRDQDRVDASFGIIWIMVVALIAPAIVVLQAVVEPLYTIWTRGQVPFDSLLFAILSLAILVYAVAQPAMAVVIGNNMLGPQVVLPALAAFIVIAGLFILVPSNGILGAGVALLLAEIAAAIGYKTVAKRWLETNDLRWPRQPFSIAVMSIWIAAFAMGAMTQLPHMKWMILLVAIALFSWNFWRYWQILPAFATKRIRKLLMNLPGARKMQPVDQLSD; from the coding sequence ATGTCTACAGCATCACGGGTACTATCTGGCAGTGCAGCATCCTGGGCACAAATTGGAGTCACCATGGTATCGCAGATAGCATTGGTCCCAATTTATTTGTCTCATTGGAGCGTTATTACCTATGGTATCTGGCTGTCTACTTATGCACTGATCAGTATTTTATCGATAGTGGATTTTGGTCATCAGGAATTTTTAGGGTACGAATTTTTGCGCATCGGCAAAGAAAATAATCATGAATTAAGTAATTATTTATGGTCGGGTATATTCATTAACATACTCATCAATCTGGCGGAAGTTTTACTGATCGTTATTTTAATTAATACGAATTCATTAGATTTTCTGATCAGCAAAGCAAAGAATACAGATACTACGCTTATTCATGACGCCGGACTCGTTTTATTATTCCAAAGTTTTACCTGGCCAGTTTTCGGTATAGCTGGAATATTTTTTCGAGCGCTGGCTCCTTACGGACATTCTCCACGCATGTTCTGGTGGAATTTCCTTACCGCAATTGTAAATTCTGCCGCGCCGATTACGGCTGTAATCTTTGGGGCTGATTTATTGACAACGGGATTAATAACAGCCTGCGCAATAACCATTTTCAATATTCCGATCTATATAGATTTGTTCTTTTTAGCCCGAAAGGAAAAGATCAAATTCAGCAAGCCATCCTGGGCATTAGGCTCGTATAACTTCGTCCGTTCATTAGCCATATTTGGGAAAGTGTTGCTTGAAAATGTTCGGCAACAGGGCGTACGGCTTTTTCTGGCGCCTTTATCCGGCGCTACCGGACTGGTCGCTTTCTCAACCATGCGTACGGGGGCCAATGTTGCCTTGCAGGGATTGCGGACTATAACGAATCCGCTGATGCCCGAACTGGTACGTTTTTTACACCAGCGCGATCAGGACCGGGTCGATGCCTCGTTTGGCATCATATGGATCATGGTCGTTGCGCTCATTGCACCTGCCATCGTTGTTTTGCAGGCCGTTGTTGAGCCACTGTATACAATCTGGACTCGTGGGCAGGTTCCTTTCGACTCCTTATTGTTCGCCATCCTTTCGCTGGCTATTCTGGTTTATGCCGTAGCGCAACCGGCCATGGCAGTTGTGATCGGCAATAATATGCTGGGGCCTCAGGTCGTGCTTCCGGCCCTGGCAGCCTTTATTGTGATTGCCGGACTCTTCATTCTGGTACCGAGCAATGGCATACTTGGCGCAGGCGTTGCCTTACTGCTGGCCGAGATAGCCGCTGCCATTGGGTATAAAACGGTGGCCAAGCGCTGGCTGGAAACGAATGACTTACGGTGGCCCAGGCAGCCATTCAGTATAGCGGTTATGTCGATTTGGATCGCTGCCTTTGCCATGGGAGCCATGACGCAACTGCCCCACATGAAGTGGATGATCCTCCTGGTGGCTATCGCTCTGTTTTCCTGGAATTTCTGGCGGTATTGGCAAATCCTACCCGCGTTTGCAACAAAACGTATCCGAAAACTCCTGATGAATTTACCAGGTGCACGAAAAATGCAACCCGTCGATCAATTGTCTGACTAA
- a CDS encoding sugar transferase: MLTSINVKTFQPEVEHDTLFIEQKHISVYKRLFDLSLAILMTVSILIWLIPLVGLLIKLESRGPILFIQLRTGRNGRPFFCFKFRTMTYEHNAVFRQATKDDERVTRIGKFLRRTNIDEMPQFLNVLLGNMSVVGPRPHAVEHDANYWGVLKGYHNRYAALPGITGLAQVRGSRGITDKFVKIHHRLQYDLFYIRKHTLLFDIKICWWTVTEMLKGDKNAW; the protein is encoded by the coding sequence ATGTTAACTTCTATTAACGTCAAAACCTTTCAGCCAGAAGTAGAACATGATACGTTGTTTATTGAACAAAAACATATCAGTGTCTATAAACGCTTATTCGATCTATCGTTAGCCATTCTAATGACGGTATCAATTCTGATATGGCTAATTCCACTCGTTGGCCTGCTCATTAAGCTGGAATCACGAGGGCCTATACTTTTTATTCAATTACGAACAGGGCGTAATGGCCGACCTTTTTTTTGTTTTAAATTCAGAACGATGACTTACGAGCACAACGCTGTTTTTAGGCAAGCCACAAAAGATGATGAGCGCGTAACACGCATAGGAAAATTCCTGAGAAGAACGAATATAGATGAGATGCCTCAGTTCTTAAACGTGTTACTCGGTAATATGAGTGTTGTTGGGCCCAGGCCGCATGCCGTCGAGCATGATGCGAACTACTGGGGCGTTCTAAAAGGATATCATAATCGCTATGCGGCATTACCCGGAATTACTGGTTTAGCGCAGGTTCGTGGTTCACGTGGCATTACGGATAAATTTGTAAAAATCCACCACCGATTACAGTATGATCTTTTTTATATTAGAAAACACACATTGCTGTTCGATATAAAAATTTGTTGGTGGACTGTAACAGAAATGCTTAAGGGCGATAAAAACGCCTGGTAA
- a CDS encoding family 16 glycoside hydrolase encodes MITPFSTTRFFWSMGVGWAVGIGLAVAQPAPAPGISVPLNDLSAFTSPTDNWRIVGNVRADLNKANTITTEKGSGILVNVPLAKMPVDAKNPYKYDLVTTLQHGDLDLEFDYMMASKSNSGVYLQGRYEIQLRDSWDIRTPNVHDNGAVYERWDDKRPEGQKGYEGHAARQNASRAPGLWQHMKISFQAPRFNTNGPGGVPQKTENGRVIRIELNGVPIQEDVELTGPTRGSAFADEKPLGPLRFQGDHGAVAFRNIRYVAYDKPRPELLNLKYAVYKGKYEKEPDYDKTAPESEGATKVLSASVSRIPNEFLIRYSGTLRVAEPGEYRFNLGVPGGGGMLKINNQSVITPGGWNGSGKATLPKGDLPFELFYAKFVDWAQPALGLTVAGPGVREFVISEGAGSNGEEVDPIIIDAPGNTVLRSFMDMPGEKNTQGRTLRVVHAISVGSPEQVHYTYDLDKGALVQVWRGSFLDATPMWHDRGDGSSRPMGMVQRLGAPVLFLSKLASPQANWAADTTGSSYRPKGYVLDESDRPTFRYQSFGSSIDDKIRVLPEGKGVQREVTITNPAGDLYARLISGSSITPMDGGMYLIDGQAYVRIDDASGAKPTIRDANGRQELIVPVKGKVTYSILF; translated from the coding sequence ATGATAACCCCCTTTAGTACGACCCGTTTTTTCTGGTCGATGGGCGTAGGCTGGGCGGTTGGCATTGGGTTGGCCGTTGCTCAACCTGCTCCAGCGCCTGGTATTAGCGTTCCACTCAACGACTTAAGTGCGTTTACCTCCCCCACCGACAACTGGCGTATTGTTGGTAACGTTCGGGCTGATCTGAACAAAGCCAACACCATCACAACCGAAAAAGGCTCCGGCATTTTAGTGAATGTCCCGTTGGCAAAAATGCCAGTCGATGCCAAAAACCCCTACAAATACGATCTGGTTACCACGCTTCAGCATGGCGATTTAGATCTGGAATTCGACTATATGATGGCGTCGAAGTCAAATTCAGGCGTGTATCTGCAAGGCCGTTACGAAATTCAACTACGCGATAGCTGGGATATTCGGACGCCAAACGTGCATGATAACGGAGCCGTTTATGAGCGCTGGGACGATAAACGTCCCGAAGGCCAGAAAGGCTATGAAGGCCACGCAGCCCGCCAGAATGCCAGCCGTGCGCCGGGCTTATGGCAGCACATGAAAATCTCGTTCCAGGCACCCCGCTTCAACACCAATGGGCCCGGCGGGGTACCGCAGAAAACCGAGAATGGGCGCGTAATCCGGATTGAGCTGAATGGAGTGCCTATTCAGGAAGATGTTGAACTCACTGGTCCTACCCGTGGCTCGGCATTTGCGGATGAAAAACCCCTGGGGCCGCTCCGCTTTCAGGGTGATCATGGCGCGGTAGCTTTCCGCAACATACGTTATGTAGCCTACGACAAGCCACGCCCCGAACTGCTCAACCTTAAATACGCGGTCTACAAGGGCAAATATGAGAAAGAACCCGATTATGATAAAACGGCACCAGAATCGGAAGGAGCGACCAAGGTCCTTTCGGCCTCGGTCAGCCGAATTCCGAACGAGTTTTTAATTCGGTACTCGGGTACACTGCGCGTGGCCGAGCCCGGCGAGTATCGCTTCAACCTCGGAGTGCCAGGGGGCGGAGGTATGCTTAAGATCAATAACCAGTCGGTGATTACACCAGGTGGCTGGAATGGTAGCGGTAAAGCGACCCTACCCAAAGGCGATCTGCCCTTCGAGCTCTTTTATGCCAAATTTGTGGATTGGGCGCAGCCCGCCCTTGGCCTGACTGTTGCCGGACCCGGTGTCCGTGAGTTTGTTATCAGCGAAGGAGCGGGTAGCAACGGCGAAGAGGTTGACCCGATTATTATTGATGCGCCCGGCAACACGGTTCTCCGCAGCTTTATGGATATGCCTGGCGAGAAAAACACGCAGGGCCGCACGCTCCGTGTGGTTCATGCGATTTCCGTCGGCAGCCCCGAGCAAGTACATTATACGTACGATCTGGACAAAGGGGCCCTGGTACAGGTTTGGCGAGGTTCATTTCTGGACGCAACCCCCATGTGGCATGATCGGGGTGACGGTTCGTCAAGGCCCATGGGCATGGTTCAACGGTTGGGTGCGCCAGTACTTTTCCTGAGCAAGCTGGCGTCGCCACAAGCGAACTGGGCGGCCGATACCACCGGCTCCAGCTACCGCCCAAAAGGATACGTGCTGGACGAGAGCGATCGACCCACGTTTCGGTACCAGAGCTTTGGCTCATCCATCGACGATAAAATCCGGGTGTTGCCCGAAGGAAAGGGTGTTCAGCGTGAAGTGACCATCACCAACCCCGCGGGCGATTTATACGCCCGGCTCATCAGCGGCTCAAGCATTACGCCCATGGATGGCGGCATGTACCTGATTGATGGGCAGGCGTATGTGCGTATAGACGATGCCTCTGGCGCCAAGCCAACTATTCGGGATGCCAATGGACGCCAGGAACTGATCGTTCCCGTGAAAGGAAAAGTGACCTACTCAATCTTGTTTTAA
- a CDS encoding glycosyltransferase family 9 protein: MKAIGNKVLIYRLGSLGDTVMALPCFHKVKESFPDADLTLLTNRPVATKAAPLETVLGKDYFFNRVMNYPVGTRNPFVFADLIWKIRSLKIDTVVSLMSARSQLAIKRDRFFFKTAGISQFIGFADENSGTSPDSSREPEWEAVRLARQVNTLGVVPLDDNHYWDLRLTAVELQLAQQALSTISSRTPIIAVSIGTKNQANDWEPHNWTKLFNQLQASLPGWRLVLIGAAEEAERSAKLLEAWGGNGLNLCGKLTPRVSAAVLKRASVFVGHDSGPMHLAACVGTPCVGIFSARNLPGRWFPRGSRNQIIYHRTECAGCGLEVCVEQQKKCILSITVSEVQEAILKTISIRKQTGFLA, encoded by the coding sequence ATGAAAGCAATTGGCAATAAAGTTCTTATTTATAGACTTGGCAGTTTGGGCGATACAGTGATGGCTCTTCCATGTTTTCATAAGGTAAAAGAGTCTTTTCCAGATGCTGACCTAACCTTGCTAACCAATCGTCCGGTTGCCACAAAAGCGGCTCCACTGGAAACCGTATTAGGGAAAGATTATTTTTTTAACAGGGTGATGAATTATCCGGTTGGCACCAGAAATCCATTCGTTTTTGCCGATCTAATCTGGAAAATACGATCCCTGAAAATAGATACTGTGGTTAGTCTGATGTCGGCCAGATCGCAACTAGCGATCAAACGTGACCGGTTTTTCTTCAAAACGGCCGGGATTAGCCAGTTCATCGGTTTTGCAGACGAAAATTCCGGTACGTCTCCTGACAGTTCCAGAGAACCCGAATGGGAGGCTGTTCGATTAGCCCGACAGGTAAATACGCTGGGGGTAGTTCCGCTTGATGACAACCACTATTGGGACCTCCGACTTACTGCTGTTGAGCTTCAACTAGCCCAACAGGCGCTGTCTACTATTTCATCCCGAACCCCAATCATAGCCGTCAGTATTGGCACAAAAAACCAGGCCAATGATTGGGAGCCCCACAACTGGACTAAGCTCTTCAACCAGCTTCAGGCTTCCTTACCGGGCTGGCGACTGGTGTTGATCGGGGCCGCTGAAGAAGCCGAACGGTCGGCTAAACTTCTGGAAGCCTGGGGAGGTAACGGACTAAACCTTTGCGGAAAACTGACGCCCAGAGTTTCAGCCGCTGTTCTGAAACGGGCCAGCGTCTTTGTTGGCCACGACAGTGGCCCAATGCATCTGGCGGCCTGCGTTGGAACGCCTTGTGTCGGCATTTTTTCGGCGAGGAATCTGCCCGGTCGCTGGTTTCCACGAGGGTCCAGAAACCAAATTATTTATCACCGAACGGAGTGCGCCGGTTGCGGCCTTGAGGTTTGTGTTGAGCAGCAGAAGAAATGCATCCTTTCGATCACCGTCAGTGAAGTGCAGGAGGCTATACTGAAAACCATTTCGATCCGAAAGCAGACTGGCTTTTTAGCCTGA
- a CDS encoding c-type cytochrome has product MKIIQKIIPLIFIAAFTTTAASAQESPKEEDFFKILKVSAPEGTLLEVGGMTVLPDGSLGVATRRGDVWIVENPTSRKPFFRKFASGLHEILGLTYKDGAFYCAQRGELTKMVDSDKNGKADIFETVYAWPLSGHYHEYSFGPKIAPDGSFFVTGNVAFGDEEWWRGESRVPWRGWTMKISENGTMQPWATGMRSPCGLGIFDGELFYADNQGDWMGSGGIVHVKKGAFVGHPAGLRWTGMPNSPVKLTTEQFDAKIDERRRRDENGRAIKPENVVNETPNVLYGLKELFPNAEIQTPAVWLPHGILGISNSEIVQIPDGAFGPFAGQLLVGDQGMSKISRVFMEKINGEYQGGAIEFRNGFRSGVLRMAFAKDGSLFVGETNRGWGSAGEANEGLQRVAWNGAIPFEMRTVKAMPDGFEVEFTKPVDRKSAEDLASYRVESFLYKYHAVYGSPTINKEALPLKGVKVSADGLKARIIVGDLRKYYIHQLTLDGVRGAEGSYSLVHPIAYYTLNNIPEGEKLAMSEVSTRNSATTPATPAAAETSKKATPAKAGAKPVTGAKPKLVEGQAVTMAKAPTYDEVKGLLNRHTCSACHQANKRQVGPAFADVAKRKYTNDQILNLIYSPKPKNWPDYATEMPPMPQVPKADALKIAAWINSLAASNGNTSAGEPKP; this is encoded by the coding sequence ATGAAAATTATACAAAAAATAATTCCCCTCATCTTCATAGCCGCCTTTACAACAACGGCTGCTTCGGCTCAGGAATCGCCGAAGGAAGAAGATTTTTTTAAGATTCTGAAAGTGTCGGCTCCCGAAGGTACGCTACTCGAAGTGGGTGGCATGACGGTGCTGCCCGACGGGAGCCTGGGGGTAGCCACTCGCCGGGGTGATGTCTGGATTGTTGAGAATCCAACCAGCCGGAAGCCATTCTTCCGCAAGTTTGCATCGGGTCTGCACGAGATTCTGGGACTTACTTACAAAGACGGCGCTTTCTACTGCGCTCAACGTGGGGAACTCACCAAAATGGTCGACTCGGACAAAAATGGGAAAGCCGATATTTTTGAAACCGTTTATGCCTGGCCGCTATCGGGTCATTACCACGAGTATAGCTTCGGTCCGAAGATTGCACCAGATGGCAGTTTCTTCGTAACGGGCAATGTAGCCTTCGGTGATGAAGAATGGTGGCGGGGCGAAAGCCGGGTCCCCTGGCGGGGCTGGACCATGAAGATCAGCGAGAACGGCACCATGCAGCCCTGGGCTACCGGTATGCGTTCTCCCTGCGGACTGGGCATTTTTGACGGCGAACTCTTCTATGCCGATAACCAGGGCGACTGGATGGGTTCCGGCGGCATCGTACACGTGAAGAAAGGGGCCTTCGTAGGTCACCCGGCGGGTTTGCGCTGGACGGGCATGCCCAACTCGCCGGTTAAACTCACTACCGAACAGTTTGACGCGAAGATCGACGAACGGCGTCGGCGGGATGAAAACGGACGGGCCATCAAACCTGAGAACGTCGTTAATGAGACCCCAAACGTGCTCTATGGTTTGAAAGAACTGTTTCCGAACGCCGAAATCCAGACGCCCGCCGTTTGGCTGCCCCATGGTATTCTGGGCATCTCAAACTCCGAAATCGTGCAAATTCCGGATGGAGCCTTCGGGCCTTTTGCGGGGCAACTGCTGGTTGGTGACCAGGGCATGAGCAAAATCTCGCGGGTATTTATGGAGAAAATAAATGGCGAGTATCAGGGTGGTGCCATCGAATTCCGCAACGGTTTCCGGTCGGGTGTCTTGCGGATGGCTTTCGCTAAAGATGGCTCGTTGTTCGTTGGTGAAACGAACCGGGGCTGGGGATCAGCCGGCGAAGCCAACGAAGGATTGCAGCGGGTAGCCTGGAATGGCGCTATCCCTTTCGAGATGCGTACCGTGAAAGCAATGCCCGATGGCTTCGAAGTAGAATTCACAAAACCCGTCGATCGGAAATCGGCCGAAGATTTAGCGTCTTACCGGGTCGAGAGTTTCCTGTATAAATACCACGCGGTATACGGCAGCCCGACGATCAACAAGGAAGCCTTGCCCCTCAAAGGCGTAAAAGTGTCGGCGGACGGCCTCAAAGCCCGAATCATTGTAGGCGACCTTCGTAAATACTACATTCACCAACTGACACTGGATGGCGTTCGGGGTGCCGAAGGCTCTTATTCGCTGGTTCACCCAATTGCTTATTACACGCTGAACAACATCCCCGAAGGCGAAAAACTGGCAATGAGCGAGGTAAGTACCCGAAATTCAGCGACTACGCCGGCCACACCAGCCGCTGCCGAAACAAGCAAAAAGGCAACGCCCGCCAAAGCCGGTGCCAAACCTGTTACGGGCGCTAAGCCTAAGCTAGTGGAAGGGCAGGCCGTAACAATGGCCAAAGCGCCAACCTACGATGAAGTAAAAGGCCTGCTTAACCGCCATACCTGTTCGGCCTGCCATCAGGCCAACAAACGGCAGGTAGGTCCGGCATTTGCCGATGTAGCCAAACGCAAATACACCAACGACCAGATTTTGAATTTGATCTACAGTCCAAAACCCAAAAACTGGCCTGACTATGCTACCGAGATGCCGCCCATGCCACAGGTTCCAAAAGCGGATGCGCTCAAGATAGCAGCCTGGATCAATTCGTTGGCAGCGTCCAACGGCAACACATCCGCTGGTGAACCGAAGCCTTAA
- a CDS encoding GumC family protein, producing the protein MSANTYTYTQHQLVESDGLNIRALLSKYSKLWPWFILSTVLMLAIGHIYISNKQPIYKIQASLLVQDQQKGSEQSSSLKELGVFAHKQVVENEIEILRSFTLMNRVADKLHLDVRYFQNTTFGKREIYTDSPIELIVESGKPELYKKPLEVSMLSNKAVKINEQVYPVNHAIETPYGRLKIVTKKQTFDSENPYSIQVTKRATSVKNYLTNLHAIPTGKGSTVILLSLEDAVPAKGEAILNQLIREYNEAAIMDKNKVAASTLKFIEDRLNIVSGELASAERNVEQYKSHQGITDLSVQAQTFLQTVQQNDALMNQVQIQLATLNDLQKYIEGKGDTRGNTPAVVGLSDPVLLSLINNLTQLEQQRDHLLHTTSELNPLLETVDSQIKITKNNMASTILTMKNMLLSTQRQYVEKNGSVEGAIRTIPQKERVLMDITRQQAIKNSLYTYLLQKREETAVAFASTMADTRTIDTALSEDEPVRPNKSIIYALFSLLGLVIPIAVVASNDALNNRVTRRIDVEEVTQVPILGELVKKRQKGSLVITPKGQSVIAEQIRTLRACLPSLRNEATESQALLFTSSISGEGKSFVSINLGMSLAYVNKPTVILDMDLRAPKLHKVFCLNNSIGISDYLQGEATLDDVLTPVPGSTNYYVITSGNIPINPSELLSSPRLTQLITELRDRFDYIIIDTPPVGLVSDARIIAPLVDTTFFMVRHNVTPKNHLRMIDKLHMDNRFPRLNIILNAVDGSDAYQYSNTQNEDYVYGKPGRKKWILS; encoded by the coding sequence ATGTCAGCGAATACGTATACATACACACAACATCAGTTAGTCGAATCAGATGGCCTAAATATTAGAGCGTTGCTATCAAAGTATAGTAAATTATGGCCCTGGTTCATACTATCTACAGTATTAATGCTTGCTATTGGCCACATTTATATATCAAACAAGCAACCAATATATAAAATACAAGCTAGTTTACTGGTTCAGGATCAGCAAAAAGGGAGCGAACAATCCAGTTCATTAAAAGAATTAGGTGTATTTGCGCATAAACAAGTTGTCGAAAACGAAATTGAAATTTTACGCTCGTTCACCCTCATGAACCGGGTCGCAGATAAACTTCATCTAGATGTACGTTACTTCCAGAATACCACCTTTGGTAAGCGAGAAATTTATACTGATTCACCAATCGAATTAATTGTTGAGTCAGGCAAGCCCGAGCTGTATAAAAAACCGCTGGAAGTAAGTATGCTAAGCAATAAAGCAGTAAAAATAAATGAACAGGTTTATCCCGTAAATCACGCGATAGAAACACCTTACGGGCGCCTTAAAATCGTAACCAAAAAACAAACTTTTGACAGCGAAAATCCCTATTCTATCCAGGTCACTAAACGAGCTACATCTGTAAAAAATTACCTGACTAATCTCCATGCAATTCCGACAGGAAAAGGCTCAACAGTAATCTTGCTTTCCCTTGAAGATGCCGTACCAGCCAAAGGCGAAGCTATATTAAATCAATTAATAAGAGAATATAATGAAGCTGCTATAATGGATAAAAACAAAGTGGCGGCCAGCACTTTAAAATTTATAGAAGATAGGCTTAATATCGTTTCGGGTGAATTGGCTTCGGCCGAAAGAAATGTAGAGCAATATAAATCACACCAGGGTATTACTGACCTGAGTGTACAAGCGCAAACATTTCTGCAAACAGTACAACAAAATGACGCCTTGATGAACCAGGTACAAATTCAGCTTGCCACGCTAAATGATCTGCAAAAATACATAGAAGGCAAAGGCGATACCAGAGGAAATACACCAGCCGTCGTTGGTTTAAGTGATCCCGTTCTTTTGAGCCTCATTAATAATTTAACCCAGCTTGAGCAGCAAAGGGATCACCTTTTGCATACTACGTCAGAATTAAATCCGCTGCTGGAAACGGTCGATAGCCAGATTAAAATAACCAAAAATAATATGGCTAGTACAATCCTGACTATGAAGAATATGCTGCTGAGTACGCAACGTCAGTACGTCGAAAAAAACGGCTCAGTTGAGGGCGCTATTCGGACAATTCCGCAGAAAGAACGAGTGCTCATGGACATTACCCGGCAACAAGCCATAAAAAATAGCTTGTATACGTATTTGCTCCAGAAACGAGAAGAAACAGCTGTTGCTTTTGCCTCAACAATGGCTGATACGCGCACGATTGATACGGCCTTAAGTGAAGATGAACCTGTACGGCCTAATAAGTCAATTATTTACGCCTTATTCAGCCTATTAGGACTTGTTATACCAATTGCTGTGGTGGCCAGTAATGACGCGTTAAATAACCGGGTAACACGACGGATTGATGTTGAAGAAGTTACACAGGTTCCAATTCTTGGTGAGCTGGTAAAAAAACGGCAAAAAGGCTCATTAGTGATTACCCCCAAAGGCCAATCCGTTATTGCAGAACAGATTAGAACCCTGCGCGCCTGCCTGCCCTCTCTCCGGAATGAAGCCACAGAAAGCCAGGCGCTGCTCTTTACATCAAGCATTAGTGGAGAAGGGAAGTCGTTTGTATCGATCAATCTAGGGATGAGTCTGGCTTATGTGAATAAACCGACCGTTATCCTGGATATGGATTTAAGAGCGCCTAAACTTCATAAAGTTTTTTGTCTCAATAACTCAATAGGCATTAGCGATTATTTACAGGGAGAGGCTACGCTTGATGATGTGTTGACACCTGTACCTGGCAGCACCAATTATTATGTCATTACAAGTGGAAATATACCCATCAACCCGTCCGAATTATTAAGTAGCCCGCGGCTTACTCAATTAATTACAGAGCTCCGCGACCGATTTGATTATATAATTATTGATACCCCACCTGTTGGTCTCGTTTCTGATGCCCGAATAATTGCACCCTTGGTTGATACCACGTTCTTTATGGTTCGTCATAACGTAACGCCGAAGAACCACCTGCGAATGATTGATAAGCTGCATATGGATAATCGGTTTCCTCGGTTAAATATTATCCTGAACGCTGTTGACGGCAGTGACGCTTATCAATACAGTAATACCCAAAACGAAGACTACGTGTACGGAAAGCCAGGCCGAAAAAAATGGATACTGTCCTGA
- a CDS encoding 3-keto-disaccharide hydrolase, whose translation MKNLSVSLAVCLSLAFTNQALAQLEPTKQTPQSTEIWEPVPPVVTPGNFSASTSGTTPPSDAIVLFDGKNTDQWVAIKGYAPANWEKTNEGPLKWPVTDGVMYSTKGFSARSKKEFNDFQLHIEFKTPEKVEGNSQGRGNSGVFLQGRYELQVLDNYNNPTYVDGMVGSIYKQAIPLVNPSRKPGEWQSYDVIYQAPRFNKAGMMLDYAYVTVLLNGILVQNHAAIRGTTEYIGYPKVQPHGAGPILLQDHGNPVGFRNIWVREL comes from the coding sequence ATGAAAAACTTAAGTGTATCGCTGGCTGTCTGCCTGAGCCTTGCCTTTACGAATCAGGCTTTAGCCCAGCTTGAGCCAACCAAACAAACACCACAGTCTACTGAGATTTGGGAGCCAGTGCCGCCCGTTGTGACGCCCGGTAATTTTTCGGCCAGCACAAGCGGCACGACGCCCCCATCCGATGCCATTGTGCTTTTCGATGGTAAAAACACAGATCAGTGGGTTGCCATCAAAGGCTACGCGCCCGCCAACTGGGAGAAGACCAACGAAGGGCCGTTGAAATGGCCGGTAACCGATGGGGTAATGTACTCCACCAAAGGATTCTCGGCTCGCTCAAAAAAGGAGTTCAATGATTTTCAACTCCACATCGAGTTCAAAACGCCCGAGAAGGTAGAAGGCAACAGCCAGGGCCGCGGAAATAGTGGCGTCTTTTTGCAAGGCCGGTATGAACTACAAGTCCTCGACAACTACAACAACCCGACCTATGTGGACGGTATGGTCGGTTCGATTTACAAGCAGGCGATTCCGTTGGTAAACCCAAGCCGGAAGCCCGGCGAGTGGCAATCCTACGATGTCATTTATCAGGCACCACGGTTCAATAAAGCGGGTATGATGCTCGATTACGCTTACGTAACGGTGCTGTTGAATGGTATTCTGGTACAAAATCACGCAGCGATTCGTGGTACGACGGAGTACATTGGTTACCCGAAAGTTCAGCCACACGGTGCCGGGCCAATTCTGTTGCAGGATCACGGTAATCCGGTTGGTTTCCGCAATATCTGGGTTCGAGAGTTGTAA
- a CDS encoding SixA phosphatase family protein, whose product MRLFTPNSLPCQVSTWHDVSIKPGAQGSGPMLRKVYVLFIFLIVLSTACSTTTVYIVRHAEKQNETDTTDLTPAGYARADALAEKLANRGIDSIFSTPYYRTRQTAQTLAQRIGVPVVDYPAKPTEAIVNRVVAIRHKTVLVVGHSNTILEIARGLGAKPTMTKIESGDFDKLFRLRIHHGPFRRSVNFFPDTYGQPTAP is encoded by the coding sequence ATGCGTCTTTTTACTCCGAATTCGTTGCCCTGCCAGGTTTCAACCTGGCATGATGTGTCAATCAAACCAGGTGCCCAGGGGTCTGGCCCGATGTTGCGAAAAGTCTATGTTCTTTTTATTTTCCTGATTGTCCTATCAACGGCCTGTTCTACAACCACCGTCTACATCGTTCGCCACGCCGAGAAACAAAACGAAACGGATACGACCGACCTTACACCAGCGGGCTATGCGCGGGCGGACGCACTCGCTGAAAAACTGGCCAATCGTGGAATCGACTCTATTTTCTCAACGCCCTATTACCGAACCCGCCAAACGGCCCAGACCTTAGCCCAACGTATTGGCGTTCCGGTAGTAGACTATCCGGCCAAACCAACCGAAGCCATTGTAAACCGTGTTGTGGCAATCCGCCATAAAACCGTGCTGGTTGTTGGGCATAGCAACACGATTCTGGAAATTGCCAGAGGGCTTGGCGCGAAACCGACGATGACTAAAATAGAATCGGGCGACTTCGATAAATTATTCCGACTCCGTATTCATCACGGGCCGTTCCGTCGTTCGGTCAACTTCTTCCCCGATACATACGGACAGCCCA